CGCGGAGCGGATGGACCAGCTCCTCGACGAGCTGATGAAGGCCGACACCCGTGGTGTCGTGCCGGCGGTCGCGCCGCTCGACCTCGACGACAACGGTCCGCTCGCGTCGCCGATCGAGGAGGAGTTCCGGGCCGGGACGATGACCCTCTCGTGGGACCCCGACGCGGAGCGGGTGGTCGTCGAGGTCTTCCCCTACTCCGAGGCGGCCGTGGTGGCGCCCGACCAGGTCGACGACGACTTCGAGGAGCCCGAGCCCGACGAGCTGCTGCTCGTACGCCTGACCGCCGCCGCCGCGCGCTCCTTCGTCAAGCGTGCCGAGCAGGT
This genomic interval from Nocardioides euryhalodurans contains the following:
- a CDS encoding DUF3090 domain-containing protein, yielding MPIVHSFDPPERFVAGTVGEPGERTFFLQASEGRRVVSVALEKQQVVALAERMDQLLDELMKADTRGVVPAVAPLDLDDNGPLASPIEEEFRAGTMTLSWDPDAERVVVEVFPYSEAAVVAPDQVDDDFEEPEPDELLLVRLTAAAARSFVKRAEQVVDAGRPSCPFCGHPIDPDGHLCVRANGFRRRDP